A genomic segment from Bryobacteraceae bacterium encodes:
- a CDS encoding dipeptidase yields MRLLIAALVALPLAAQVDEARLSRLLDSLLIFDAHIDTPRYFVDEGYRLADEHDYYELDLPRLRKGHVGAVLFGLYAQPEDFQPRQWLPRVMECLEALHREVEANRNDMEFASTADDILRIRRAGKVAVLASLEGGHLFEDNLYVLGALYRLGVRYVTLAHFHNSTYADSMTDAPKHDGLSPAGRELIAWMNRAGMMVDVSHISDKAVVDAVAASRAPVIASHSSVKSISPIPRNMPDETMKAVASKGGVICLNFHAGYLDPKAHAVYIKNRPKRVEEINAVLSGPGTTAEKYRQVRRIQAKYYDLMPPVPIAKLVDHLDYIAKNIGVDHVGLGSDFDGVSGMVPRGMEDVSKYPAIVRGLMARGYSDEEIRKIMGMNLIRVMKANEAVAAELR; encoded by the coding sequence ATGAGACTGCTGATCGCGGCTCTGGTCGCGCTTCCGCTCGCGGCGCAGGTGGACGAGGCGCGTCTGTCGCGGCTGCTCGACAGCCTCCTGATCTTCGACGCCCATATCGACACGCCGCGCTACTTCGTCGACGAGGGCTACCGGCTCGCCGACGAGCACGACTACTACGAACTCGACCTCCCGCGGCTGCGCAAAGGGCACGTCGGCGCCGTGCTGTTCGGACTCTACGCGCAACCGGAGGACTTCCAGCCGCGCCAGTGGCTCCCGCGCGTTATGGAGTGCCTGGAGGCGCTGCACCGCGAGGTGGAAGCGAACCGTAACGATATGGAGTTCGCCTCCACCGCCGATGACATCCTGCGAATTCGCCGCGCCGGTAAGGTCGCCGTGCTGGCGAGCCTCGAAGGTGGACACCTGTTCGAAGACAACCTCTACGTCCTCGGCGCGCTTTACCGGCTCGGCGTGCGCTACGTCACGCTGGCACACTTCCACAACTCCACTTACGCGGACTCGATGACAGATGCGCCGAAGCACGACGGCCTCTCCCCCGCCGGGCGCGAATTGATCGCTTGGATGAACCGCGCCGGCATGATGGTCGACGTCTCGCACATCTCCGACAAAGCCGTCGTCGACGCTGTCGCCGCCAGCCGCGCGCCCGTGATCGCGTCGCACTCGTCGGTGAAGTCGATCTCGCCGATTCCGCGCAACATGCCCGACGAGACGATGAAGGCGGTGGCCTCCAAGGGTGGCGTGATCTGCTTGAATTTCCACGCCGGGTACCTCGATCCCAAAGCGCACGCCGTCTACATCAAGAACCGGCCGAAGCGGGTGGAGGAAATCAACGCCGTGCTCTCCGGACCGGGAACCACGGCGGAAAAGTACCGGCAGGTCAGGCGCATTCAGGCCAAGTATTATGACCTGATGCCGCCGGTTCCCATCGCGAAGCTGGTCGACCATCTCGACTACATCGCGAAGAACATCGGCGTCGACCACGTCGGCCTGGGATCGGATTTCGATGGCGTCTCCGGGATGGTGCCGCGCGGCATGGAAGACGTTTCGAAATATCCGGCGATCGTGCGCGGGCTGATGGCGCGCGGCTATTCGGACGAGGAGATACGGAAGATCATGGGCATGAACCTGATTCGCGTGATGAAGGCCAATGAGGCCGTGGCGGCGGAGTTGCGATGA
- a CDS encoding SMP-30/gluconolactonase/LRE family protein, translated as MIEAKSERLWELIPRNAEVKQVAGGFQFTEGPVFSRRGYLLFSDIPAERIHKWERGKLTVFREKSGLANGLTFDHQGRLLTCEGAGRVTRTEKNGSITVLAAEGLGKPNDLVYAIDGSVYFTDLPKSRVYQITRTNRSGGKVRLVAEDCPGPNGVALSPDQFKLFVADSKTRKVRLYPIEPDGALGQGRDFAETRCDGLKTDEGGNVWVAAGEGIRVYSAAGEELGLVRTPESASNCSWGAGFRGLYITAQKSVYHVPTRASGTRTF; from the coding sequence ATGATTGAAGCGAAAAGCGAACGGCTCTGGGAGTTGATCCCGCGCAATGCCGAGGTGAAGCAAGTCGCCGGCGGATTCCAGTTCACCGAAGGCCCGGTTTTCTCCCGGCGCGGGTATCTGCTGTTCAGCGATATCCCGGCTGAACGGATTCACAAGTGGGAGCGTGGCAAACTCACCGTGTTCCGGGAGAAGAGCGGCCTCGCGAACGGCCTCACGTTCGATCACCAGGGCCGTCTCCTGACCTGCGAAGGCGCCGGCCGCGTCACCCGGACGGAAAAGAACGGGTCCATCACGGTGCTCGCCGCCGAAGGCCTCGGCAAGCCCAATGATCTCGTCTACGCGATCGACGGCAGCGTATACTTCACCGATCTCCCCAAATCGCGCGTCTACCAGATCACGCGCACCAACCGGTCCGGGGGCAAGGTTCGGCTGGTGGCCGAGGACTGCCCGGGCCCCAACGGCGTCGCGCTCTCGCCGGACCAGTTCAAACTCTTCGTTGCCGATTCAAAGACGCGCAAGGTGCGGCTCTATCCGATCGAGCCCGACGGCGCGCTTGGTCAGGGTCGCGACTTCGCCGAAACCAGGTGCGACGGTCTCAAGACCGACGAAGGCGGCAATGTCTGGGTGGCCGCCGGCGAAGGCATCCGCGTCTACAGCGCGGCCGGCGAGGAACTCGGCTTGGTGCGAACCCCGGAATCGGCGAGCAACTGCTCCTGGGGCGCCGGATTCCGCGGGCTCTACATCACCGCGCAGAAATCGGTTTATCATGTTCCTACCCGCGCCTCCGGCACGAGAACGTTCTAA
- a CDS encoding circularly permuted type 2 ATP-grasp protein produces the protein MKLQDDAAARYHKIMESPEFQDLKWAESIQQRMSENKLAPSGRPVCPVVRPHFITRRQYEAMSKAAENLYSAIDRIRALMATTPALLNRLEMLPAEKMLAAVNPGYPYLAVTSLLDTQLVNGTFRFVETDTYGPSGVVYHDALSDLFYEAAPVKQLRKKYKLGKVAGMKKLLHSLLAAYKVTGKKKFPRIAIVEFRPPFKNTPGPEHVMMAEFFRQAGYPTEVVTPDQLDYRNGQLCRGDFGIEIAYRMVSAQEFLVRFSLSHPLVRAYREGAVCMVNSFQTEMLQKKAIFGLLTDETVTAKFPAAEKKAIREHLPWTRVVQAARTTHHGEEVDLPDFIMKNREKLVLKPNDAAADLHSYNGAETTDAAWERALKTALRNPYVVQERVELPRAEFPVFQYGRLEMRTMEIEVHPHLYLGKLGGCSTEIRDATTSFSTLGGIAPTFILEGSGRS, from the coding sequence ATGAAGCTGCAGGACGACGCCGCGGCACGCTACCACAAGATTATGGAGTCGCCGGAATTCCAGGATCTCAAGTGGGCCGAGAGTATACAGCAACGGATGAGCGAAAACAAGCTCGCTCCCAGCGGACGCCCTGTTTGCCCGGTTGTACGGCCGCATTTCATCACCCGCCGCCAGTACGAGGCGATGAGCAAGGCCGCCGAGAACCTCTACTCGGCGATTGACCGCATCCGAGCGCTGATGGCCACCACGCCGGCCCTGCTCAACCGATTGGAGATGCTGCCGGCCGAGAAGATGCTCGCCGCTGTGAACCCCGGTTATCCTTATTTGGCGGTAACTTCGCTGCTCGACACGCAGCTCGTCAACGGGACATTCCGGTTCGTGGAGACCGACACCTATGGGCCGTCTGGAGTTGTCTACCACGATGCCTTGAGCGACCTCTTCTACGAGGCCGCACCGGTGAAGCAGCTTCGCAAGAAATACAAGCTCGGGAAGGTGGCGGGAATGAAGAAACTTCTCCACTCGCTGCTGGCGGCGTACAAGGTTACGGGCAAGAAGAAGTTCCCGCGAATTGCGATCGTCGAGTTCCGGCCGCCTTTCAAGAACACGCCGGGCCCGGAACACGTGATGATGGCTGAGTTTTTCCGCCAGGCCGGCTATCCCACCGAAGTCGTCACCCCTGATCAGCTCGATTACCGGAACGGCCAGCTGTGCCGCGGCGACTTCGGCATCGAGATCGCTTACCGCATGGTCTCCGCCCAGGAGTTCCTGGTCCGGTTCAGCCTGAGCCATCCGCTTGTCCGCGCCTACCGGGAAGGCGCCGTTTGCATGGTGAACAGCTTTCAGACGGAGATGCTGCAGAAGAAGGCGATCTTCGGCCTGCTCACCGACGAAACGGTTACCGCGAAGTTTCCCGCGGCGGAGAAGAAAGCGATCCGCGAACACTTGCCCTGGACCCGAGTCGTCCAGGCGGCTCGCACTACGCACCACGGCGAAGAGGTCGACTTGCCGGACTTCATCATGAAGAACCGCGAGAAGCTGGTTCTCAAGCCGAACGACGCCGCGGCGGACCTGCACTCCTACAACGGGGCGGAGACCACCGACGCCGCCTGGGAGCGCGCGCTGAAAACGGCGCTGCGGAATCCATACGTCGTGCAGGAGCGCGTGGAGCTTCCCCGGGCCGAATTCCCTGTCTTTCAGTACGGGCGGTTGGAGATGCGGACGATGGAGATCGAAGTTCATCCGCACTTGTACTTGGGCAAGCTCGGCGGCTGCTCCACGGAAATCCGTGACGCCACAACGTCGTTCTCCACGCTCGGGGGCATCGCACCCACGTTCATTCTCGAAGGCAGCGGTCGCTCCTAA
- a CDS encoding S46 family peptidase → MSSLLRLPILMILPALALADDGIWLMNQPPVARIAKERGFDVPAGFVGKLQRASVRLMNGGSASFVSPRGLIFTNHHVASECIQKLSSPERDLMKNGFLAASESGELKCPDYEANILEEITDVTARVNAAAARGASAAEANRQRKAEMTVIEKACVAAGGGRCDVVTLYAGGLYHLYRYRKYTDIRLVFAPEFAIAAFGGDPDNFTYPRYCLDFSFLRAWENGKPASTPNYLRWSRKGVRDGELIFVSGHPGTTGRLETVAALEFFRDHSYPLTLDYLKSIIAALEKYSAGSAEDRRVAQDNLFTQQNSFKAYTGFLAGLRDPALIARKRDDEATLVSRSGAGSEKTLSGVAAVYKSYEEFYVRYLLLERFAGRGSELYQIAREVLRYGVEKTKPDSERLREYVTPALDSLEQVMYSPAPIEPSHEEAVLANYLAFLKARLGADDPLVKKLLAGRSPAEAAHDYVGTSKLIDLAERKRLANDPAAAAESNDGMLRLVRALDGEARQYRKRFEDTVEAPLAQAAKAIAQARFAAYGADDYPDATFTLRLSYGVVKGYKNADGKDVPWTTTLGGVYGRATGVDPFALPTSWIAARSRLKSTPFDFVSTADTHGGNSGSPTVDTKGEVVGILFDGNLEGLPNRFVYREGRERSVHVASQGIVEALRKVYKANAIVKELLR, encoded by the coding sequence ATGTCTTCCCTCCTTCGGCTCCCCATCCTGATGATTTTGCCCGCCCTTGCGCTCGCCGACGACGGCATCTGGCTTATGAACCAACCGCCGGTCGCGCGGATCGCCAAGGAGCGCGGATTCGATGTTCCGGCGGGGTTCGTCGGGAAACTGCAGCGGGCATCGGTCCGGCTGATGAACGGGGGATCGGCTTCGTTCGTCTCCCCGCGCGGGTTGATCTTCACCAATCACCACGTTGCCTCCGAGTGCATCCAGAAGCTGAGTTCACCGGAGCGGGACCTGATGAAGAACGGCTTCCTCGCCGCGAGTGAATCCGGCGAGCTGAAGTGCCCGGACTACGAGGCGAACATACTCGAGGAAATCACCGACGTCACGGCTCGGGTGAACGCCGCGGCGGCCCGGGGCGCGAGCGCCGCGGAAGCCAACCGTCAGCGCAAGGCGGAGATGACCGTCATCGAGAAGGCGTGCGTGGCCGCCGGTGGCGGGCGTTGCGACGTAGTGACCCTCTACGCGGGCGGCTTGTACCACCTGTACCGTTACCGGAAATACACCGATATCCGGCTCGTGTTCGCGCCCGAGTTCGCCATCGCGGCATTCGGAGGCGACCCCGATAACTTCACTTACCCGCGTTACTGCCTCGATTTCTCGTTTCTCCGGGCATGGGAGAACGGAAAGCCCGCTTCGACGCCGAACTATTTGCGCTGGAGCCGGAAGGGCGTGCGGGACGGTGAACTGATCTTCGTGTCCGGCCACCCGGGCACGACCGGCAGGTTGGAAACGGTTGCCGCGCTCGAGTTCTTTCGCGACCACAGCTACCCGCTGACGCTCGACTATCTGAAGTCGATCATCGCCGCGCTCGAGAAGTACAGCGCGGGCTCGGCAGAGGATCGGCGGGTGGCGCAGGACAACCTCTTTACTCAACAGAACAGCTTCAAGGCCTACACTGGTTTCCTCGCCGGCTTGCGCGACCCGGCGCTGATTGCCCGTAAGCGCGACGACGAAGCCACGCTTGTTTCGCGCTCCGGAGCGGGATCGGAGAAGACGCTCTCCGGCGTCGCGGCGGTGTACAAGAGCTACGAGGAGTTCTACGTACGATACCTGCTGCTCGAGCGCTTCGCCGGACGCGGCAGCGAACTGTACCAAATCGCCCGCGAGGTGCTGCGCTACGGCGTGGAAAAGACGAAGCCGGATAGCGAGCGCCTGCGCGAATATGTCACCCCGGCGCTCGATTCCCTGGAGCAAGTGATGTATTCGCCGGCTCCGATCGAACCGTCGCACGAAGAGGCGGTACTGGCCAACTATCTGGCGTTTCTCAAGGCTCGGCTCGGGGCCGATGATCCGCTGGTGAAGAAGCTGCTCGCCGGCCGGAGTCCCGCCGAGGCGGCACATGACTATGTCGGCACGTCGAAACTGATCGACCTCGCCGAGCGTAAGCGGCTTGCCAACGATCCGGCGGCGGCGGCTGAGTCCAATGACGGAATGCTTCGGCTGGTGCGAGCCCTCGATGGCGAAGCGCGGCAGTACCGGAAGCGCTTCGAAGATACCGTGGAAGCGCCCCTCGCGCAGGCGGCCAAGGCCATCGCTCAGGCGCGATTCGCCGCCTATGGCGCCGACGACTATCCGGATGCCACATTCACCTTGCGGCTCTCCTACGGAGTGGTGAAAGGCTACAAGAACGCCGACGGCAAGGATGTTCCGTGGACCACCACGCTCGGAGGCGTCTACGGCCGGGCCACCGGAGTGGACCCGTTTGCACTGCCGACTTCCTGGATCGCCGCGCGTTCGCGGCTCAAGTCGACTCCGTTCGATTTCGTGAGCACTGCGGATACGCACGGAGGCAACTCCGGAAGCCCCACCGTGGATACGAAAGGAGAAGTGGTGGGAATCCTGTTCGACGGGAATCTGGAGGGGCTTCCGAACCGCTTCGTTTACCGCGAAGGACGCGAACGCAGCGTCCACGTGGCGAGCCAGGGAATCGTGGAGGCGCTGCGAAAGGTCTACAAGGCGAATGCGATCGTCAAAGAGCTGCTGCGATAG
- a CDS encoding TonB-dependent receptor, translated as MAALLSGQSFTGRIVGTVTDASGAVIAGAEVKAIEVANNRTLAASTNADGNYSINEAPRGEYSIEVASTGFKHFVRKGVVLNVGQQARVDVKLEIGAVSESVEVVADASLLETVDSVLGKVVDNRRITELPLNTRNVYSLLYLTPGVTGSVSTTYGTGYGINGARNSMLDILVDGVSTAHPTVNGFSGNSTFPPVEAIAEFKVMGANYSAEFGRSNGGIVNVVYKSGGNDLHGSLFEFLRNSKLDANDFFNNRQGRPLGSFKRNQFGAMVNGPIRKNQTFFLASFEGLRERSLANTTTSVPTAAQRSGDFSHTLAANGNPVNVFNPFTTRAQGNGFVRDPFPGNAIPASMFDPVARNAMKYYPDGNTVTNSVTNLNNFFNTGSRRFDQNQVDGRIDQNLTDRQRIFGRFSWRKNLDSPAIFFPSDLTIAEGRVEQGVKQPSASVDYTNTLSPTTVWTARFGVSRSIFNYDNQGLGFKPSSLGLPVTIDSVVDRQMFPRFGASGFVNLGGSDHRYSTFNTFTLLSNVSKMVGNHTVKAGWEGRLIRANVWEARSAGTFNFSSGFTQGPNPNQASATAGHSIASLLLGTGTTGNVLIRNWKNVAAQSFYHGFYLQDDWRVTRKLTLNIGIRYDFDLPRTERYDRMNWFDPQAVSPLSGAVPGLGELRGGVRFVGVDGNPRTQFNKDLNNLAPRVGFAYQADSRTVIRASYGHFFGPSRQNAQGTVGPFGFRVEYPWVTTTDGITPFNRLSNPYPEGFRGVPGAADGLLTQAGANLQAFLQDSPSPWNMMWNFTIQRELPGGVLLESAYVGNRGLYLSRSGESGMELNQLDPQYLSLGSALNQRVPNPFFGIVNNGVHLSNTIARGQLLRPYPQFTNVQPLYDAGSNSIYHAWQNTFKRRFSHGFLFEGSYTWAKLIDTGDSHQNTFDVAASRALASQDVAHRFVASFVYDLPIGSGRALNTGDSKVVNAVLAGWQVNGIATLQSGLPLALSASNTSGLFAARTQPNSNGTSGRKTGPVQDRLDAYFNPAVYSQPAPFTFGNLGRYLPDVRGNSVRNWDLSLFKEVSVKERARIQFRAEFFNAFNQVVFGNPNTTVTSNALGVITSQANSPRQIQFGLKLLW; from the coding sequence ATGGCTGCGCTATTGTCCGGCCAATCGTTCACGGGGCGCATTGTCGGAACGGTTACCGACGCGAGCGGCGCCGTGATCGCCGGAGCCGAGGTGAAAGCGATCGAGGTAGCCAACAATCGAACGCTGGCCGCATCGACCAACGCCGACGGTAATTATTCGATCAACGAGGCCCCGCGCGGCGAATACTCGATCGAAGTGGCCTCCACCGGGTTCAAGCATTTCGTCCGCAAGGGAGTCGTGCTGAACGTGGGTCAGCAGGCGCGGGTGGACGTAAAGCTGGAGATCGGCGCCGTGTCGGAATCCGTGGAAGTGGTGGCGGATGCGTCGCTGCTCGAGACGGTGGATTCGGTGCTCGGCAAGGTGGTGGACAACCGGCGGATCACCGAGCTGCCGCTGAACACCCGCAACGTCTACTCGCTGCTGTATCTGACGCCGGGCGTCACTGGGAGCGTGAGCACGACGTACGGGACAGGCTACGGAATCAACGGCGCCCGCAACTCGATGCTCGACATCCTGGTGGATGGCGTGAGCACGGCGCACCCTACCGTCAACGGGTTCTCGGGGAACTCGACGTTTCCGCCGGTGGAGGCGATCGCGGAGTTCAAAGTGATGGGCGCGAACTACTCGGCCGAGTTCGGGCGAAGTAACGGCGGCATCGTGAACGTCGTGTACAAGTCCGGCGGCAACGATCTGCACGGGAGCCTGTTCGAATTCCTGCGCAACTCGAAGCTCGACGCGAACGATTTCTTCAACAACCGTCAGGGGCGTCCGCTGGGGAGCTTCAAGCGGAATCAGTTCGGCGCGATGGTGAACGGGCCCATCCGGAAGAACCAGACGTTTTTTCTCGCGAGCTTCGAGGGCTTGCGCGAGCGCAGCCTCGCGAACACCACGACTTCGGTGCCCACGGCGGCACAGAGGTCCGGCGACTTCAGCCATACTCTGGCGGCCAACGGCAACCCGGTGAACGTCTTCAATCCGTTCACAACGCGCGCGCAGGGCAACGGGTTCGTCCGGGATCCCTTCCCGGGCAACGCGATTCCGGCGTCTATGTTCGACCCGGTGGCGCGCAACGCGATGAAGTACTATCCGGATGGCAACACCGTCACCAACTCGGTGACCAATCTCAATAACTTCTTCAACACGGGGTCTCGGCGGTTCGACCAGAACCAGGTGGATGGCCGCATCGATCAGAACCTCACGGACCGGCAGCGCATCTTCGGGCGCTTTTCGTGGCGCAAGAATCTGGACTCGCCCGCGATCTTCTTCCCGAGCGATCTCACGATCGCAGAGGGCCGCGTCGAACAGGGCGTGAAGCAGCCGTCAGCGTCGGTGGACTACACGAATACGCTCTCGCCGACTACGGTGTGGACGGCACGGTTCGGCGTATCGCGGTCGATCTTCAACTACGACAACCAGGGGCTCGGTTTCAAGCCCTCCTCGCTGGGGCTTCCGGTGACGATCGACAGCGTGGTGGACCGGCAGATGTTTCCACGGTTCGGTGCTTCCGGATTTGTGAACCTCGGCGGAAGCGACCACCGCTATAGCACCTTCAACACGTTTACGCTGCTGTCGAACGTATCGAAGATGGTGGGCAATCACACCGTGAAAGCGGGCTGGGAGGGGCGGCTGATCCGGGCGAACGTGTGGGAAGCCCGTTCGGCGGGGACTTTCAACTTCAGCTCCGGCTTCACGCAGGGGCCGAACCCGAACCAGGCGAGCGCGACGGCCGGCCACAGTATCGCCTCGCTGCTTCTGGGCACGGGAACCACCGGGAATGTGCTCATCCGCAACTGGAAGAACGTGGCCGCGCAAAGCTTCTACCACGGCTTCTACCTGCAGGACGACTGGCGGGTGACCCGGAAGCTCACCCTCAATATCGGAATCCGGTACGACTTCGACCTGCCGCGCACCGAGCGCTACGACCGTATGAACTGGTTCGACCCGCAGGCGGTGTCTCCGCTGAGCGGGGCCGTGCCGGGCCTGGGCGAACTGCGAGGCGGCGTCCGGTTCGTCGGCGTCGACGGAAACCCGCGGACGCAGTTCAACAAGGATCTGAACAATCTCGCTCCGCGCGTCGGATTCGCCTATCAGGCCGATTCGAGGACCGTGATCCGCGCCTCGTACGGGCACTTCTTCGGGCCGTCACGCCAAAACGCGCAGGGCACCGTGGGTCCGTTCGGATTCCGGGTTGAGTATCCGTGGGTGACCACCACCGATGGCATCACACCGTTCAACCGTTTGAGCAATCCGTACCCGGAAGGATTCCGCGGCGTGCCTGGGGCCGCCGACGGTCTGCTGACGCAGGCCGGGGCGAACTTGCAGGCGTTCCTTCAGGATTCGCCTTCGCCCTGGAACATGATGTGGAACTTCACCATCCAGCGCGAACTTCCCGGCGGCGTTCTGCTCGAATCAGCCTACGTCGGCAACCGCGGCCTGTATCTCAGCCGCAGCGGCGAGAGCGGCATGGAGCTGAATCAGTTGGACCCGCAATACCTGTCGCTTGGGAGCGCACTGAACCAGCGCGTGCCGAACCCGTTTTTCGGGATCGTCAACAATGGTGTGCATCTTTCGAACACGATCGCGCGCGGGCAGCTCCTGCGGCCCTACCCGCAATTCACGAACGTGCAGCCCCTCTATGACGCCGGATCGAACTCGATCTATCACGCCTGGCAGAACACGTTCAAGCGCCGCTTCTCGCATGGGTTTCTGTTCGAGGGCAGCTACACGTGGGCGAAGCTGATCGACACCGGCGACAGCCATCAGAACACGTTCGACGTGGCCGCCAGCCGCGCGCTGGCGTCCCAGGATGTGGCGCATCGATTCGTCGCGAGCTTCGTGTACGATCTGCCGATCGGCTCCGGGCGCGCGCTGAACACGGGCGATTCGAAGGTGGTGAACGCCGTGCTCGCCGGCTGGCAGGTCAACGGCATCGCCACGCTGCAGAGCGGGCTGCCGCTCGCGCTCTCGGCAAGCAACACCTCCGGGCTTTTCGCGGCGCGAACGCAGCCCAACAGCAACGGAACCAGTGGAAGAAAGACCGGCCCGGTGCAGGACCGTCTGGACGCTTACTTCAATCCGGCCGTCTATTCACAGCCGGCGCCGTTCACGTTCGGCAACCTGGGCCGCTACCTGCCCGACGTACGGGGCAATTCGGTCCGCAACTGGGATCTCTCGTTGTTCAAGGAGGTTTCGGTGAAGGAGCGCGCGCGAATCCAGTTCCGGGCCGAGTTCTTCAACGCGTTCAACCAGGTGGTGTTCGGCAATCCGAACACCACAGTGACGTCGAACGCGCTCGGAGTCATCACCAGTCAAGCGAACTCGCCGCGGCAGATCCAGTTCGGGCTCAAGCTGCTCTGGTAG
- a CDS encoding CHRD domain-containing protein, which yields MTGHLIAASCFAPMTVAAPAAVLTFGSNLAPEAAGAKGSGSVSVDYDNVAHTLTIDVSWTRLSGATTVSHIHCCVAPPGTVGVAATPGTLPLFPNGVTSGAYMVTLDLTDGASYTAGYLAGGTAADGEAKLLQGLLDGQAYLNIHTSTFGAGEIRGFLSAAPEPGTVDLVGLALARHRAPPPSLTGLGRRTRDSRLPW from the coding sequence GTGACCGGGCACCTTATCGCCGCTTCCTGCTTCGCTCCGATGACCGTCGCAGCTCCGGCGGCCGTTCTTACCTTCGGTTCCAATCTGGCGCCGGAGGCCGCCGGCGCCAAAGGTTCCGGCTCGGTTAGCGTCGACTACGACAACGTGGCTCACACGCTCACCATCGACGTCAGTTGGACCAGGCTCTCCGGCGCCACGACGGTTTCGCACATCCACTGCTGCGTCGCCCCTCCGGGGACGGTGGGAGTGGCGGCCACGCCAGGCACTCTGCCTCTGTTTCCAAACGGAGTTACGAGCGGCGCATACATGGTGACGCTCGACCTGACAGACGGCGCGAGCTACACGGCGGGCTATCTCGCCGGCGGCACGGCGGCCGATGGCGAGGCGAAGCTGCTGCAGGGTTTGCTGGACGGCCAAGCCTATCTGAACATCCACACGAGCACTTTCGGCGCGGGCGAAATCCGCGGCTTCCTCTCCGCGGCGCCGGAGCCGGGAACCGTGGACCTCGTCGGTCTCGCACTCGCCCGGCATCGCGCTCCGCCGCCGTCTCTAACCGGCCTCGGGCGGCGGACCAGAGATTCGCGGCTACCCTGGTAG
- a CDS encoding endonuclease/exonuclease/phosphatase family protein: MLRYWMLAAVLAALGPLGAETLRVMTFNVRYPAKGDGPDRWEVRQDTLVRAIALKNPDVFGTQELFHTQGEYIVANLREYQWIGNSRRGNREDEHMGVFFKPSKLRVIEAGNFWLSEMPEVAASQAWGATLPRMVTWAQFEIRESGRRFYFYNTHFHHTVNGNMARVNSAKLIAARIATLPAHVPLILTGDFNAGAPGADPYKILSAILTDSRVAAARKLGPEGTWSGFKGESTDRRIDWILYRGAISTLESETVTYNESGRYPSDHYPVFAVFELN, translated from the coding sequence ATGCTTCGCTATTGGATGCTTGCCGCCGTTTTGGCCGCCCTCGGCCCCCTCGGCGCGGAAACGCTTCGAGTGATGACCTTCAACGTCCGGTATCCGGCCAAGGGCGATGGACCGGACCGCTGGGAGGTCCGCCAGGACACGCTCGTGCGCGCCATCGCGCTCAAGAACCCTGACGTATTCGGCACGCAGGAGCTCTTCCACACGCAGGGCGAGTACATCGTCGCCAACCTGCGCGAATACCAATGGATCGGCAACAGCCGCCGGGGGAACCGCGAAGACGAGCACATGGGCGTGTTCTTCAAACCATCGAAGCTCCGGGTGATCGAGGCTGGGAACTTCTGGCTTTCGGAGATGCCGGAAGTCGCCGCGTCGCAGGCTTGGGGCGCTACGCTTCCGCGCATGGTCACCTGGGCGCAGTTTGAGATCCGGGAAAGCGGCCGGCGGTTCTACTTCTACAACACGCACTTTCACCACACCGTCAACGGGAACATGGCTCGCGTGAATTCGGCGAAGCTCATCGCCGCGCGTATCGCGACGCTTCCGGCGCATGTGCCACTGATTCTCACCGGCGATTTCAACGCCGGCGCGCCCGGCGCCGATCCTTATAAGATCCTCAGCGCCATACTGACGGATTCGCGTGTAGCCGCGGCGCGGAAGCTCGGTCCCGAGGGCACATGGAGCGGATTCAAAGGCGAATCGACGGACCGGCGAATCGATTGGATCCTTTATCGCGGCGCGATCTCCACGCTGGAGTCGGAGACGGTCACCTACAACGAGTCCGGCCGCTACCCGTCGGATCACTACCCGGTGTTCGCTGTGTTCGAGTTGAACTAG